A single window of Sphingobium sp. SCG-1 DNA harbors:
- a CDS encoding cold-shock protein: MSFDRGRRGRGKDKRDGFGDENFGGYAEQGGGRFGGGGDRFGGGGGGFGGGDRFGGGGGGGFGGGDRFGGGGAGGGFRGGAGGGGGGRGMPAQVVGEGTGVVKFFNAQKGFGFVVRDDGGEDVFVHISAVEQAGLTGLAEGQPLGFTLVDRGGKVSATDLKIEGEPLPVSDRAPPREPRAGGFGGAPAGPGGDRGPQRQLTGERASGTVKFFNAMKGFGFIQRDDGQPDAFVHISAVERAGMAALNEGDRLDFELEVDRRGKYAAVNLQSKAE; encoded by the coding sequence ATGAGTTTTGATAGAGGCCGCCGCGGACGCGGCAAGGACAAGCGGGACGGTTTCGGCGACGAGAACTTCGGCGGGTATGCGGAACAAGGCGGTGGTCGCTTTGGTGGCGGCGGTGATCGCTTCGGCGGCGGCGGCGGTGGTTTTGGCGGTGGTGACCGCTTCGGCGGCGGCGGCGGCGGCGGTTTTGGCGGTGGTGACCGCTTCGGCGGCGGTGGTGCTGGCGGCGGCTTTCGCGGTGGTGCTGGCGGCGGCGGTGGTGGTCGCGGTATGCCGGCACAAGTCGTTGGCGAAGGTACCGGCGTTGTAAAGTTCTTCAACGCGCAGAAGGGTTTCGGCTTCGTGGTGCGCGATGACGGCGGGGAAGACGTTTTCGTTCATATCAGCGCTGTGGAACAAGCCGGTCTGACAGGATTGGCCGAAGGTCAGCCGCTGGGCTTCACGCTGGTTGATCGTGGCGGCAAGGTATCGGCTACTGATCTGAAGATCGAGGGCGAACCGCTTCCTGTGAGCGATCGCGCACCTCCGCGCGAGCCTCGCGCAGGCGGCTTCGGTGGTGCTCCGGCTGGCCCCGGCGGTGATCGCGGTCCGCAGCGGCAACTTACTGGCGAACGTGCAAGCGGGACGGTTAAGTTCTTTAACGCAATGAAGGGCTTCGGCTTTATCCAGCGTGACGATGGTCAGCCCGATGCGTTCGTTCATATCAGCGCCGTTGAGCGTGCGGGTATGGCTGCGCTGAATGAGGGGGATCGGCTGGACTTCGAACTTGAAGTCGATCGCCGCGGCAAATACGCTGCCGTGAATCTGCAGTCGAAGGCCGAATAA